A genomic stretch from Myripristis murdjan chromosome 12, fMyrMur1.1, whole genome shotgun sequence includes:
- the LOC115369189 gene encoding protein NLRC3-like: MVTNLREQLSCYALCQEVLRDPVSTSCGHWFCRRCITSYWDQSDPSGDPACPQCGERSRTRPGLWTPSQTSPVNGGLQEVLDEHKISLRRRCEFVTEGTAAAGSGTPLNRIYTELYITQGRREEVNTQHEVWQLEATSKMETLSDTPIKCQDIFKPLPGQDTHIRVVVTQGVAGIGKTFSVQKFTLDWAEGLENQHVSFVVLLSFRELNLIKDERYSLLQLLRVFHPTLQTVTAEKLAVCKVVFIFDGLDESRFLLDFQNNEVVSDVTQTSSVDVLLTNLIKGNLLPLALLWITSRPAAASQIPPTCVDRVTEVRGFTDLQKEEYFRRRSSDEELCSRIISHIKASRSLHIMCHIPVFCWITATVLEHMLTTDQRGELPKSLTEMYSHFLLVQTQRKKHKYNERHDRSQQKLMKTDREVLLKLGRLAFEHLEKGNLMFYQEDLEECGLDVREASVYSGVCTEIFKTECVLFQRKVYCFVHLSIQEFLTAVYMFHCYTNRNTMVLARVMRTRKNKGVHKKPSLDIFLKTVMSEALQSKNGHLDLFVRFLHGLSLESNQRLLGGLLGQTESRPEDIKRVIRNLKEMNTSSVSPDRSINIFHCLMEMNDLSVHQDIQEFLKSEKRSKKKLSETHCSALAYVLQMSEEVLDELDLKVYNTSDEGRRRLIPAVRNCRKARLSGCGLSETHWETVASALKSNPHLTELDLSENQLQDSGVELLSAGLESPNCRLETLRLRDCSLTRSCCASLASALKSNPHLTELDLSKSQLQDSGVELLSAGLESPNCSLKACDLTLDPNTANRYLRLSEDNRKVTKVSEWQPYPRHPDRFTQPQVLCREGLTGRCYWEVQWSGVVSIAVTYRGITRSGDDSRLGDNNQSWSLWCSDHGNSYSVRHNRKDTSISVCPCGSDRVAVYLDCSAGTLSFYRVSPDRLTLLHTFSSTFTEPLLPAFALWSLDSSIEVELPVSQKQTLT; this comes from the exons atggtgactaatctcagg gagcagctgtcctgctatgctttgtgtcaggaggtcctgagggatccagtctccaccagctgtggacactggttctgcagacggtgcatcacctcatactgggaccagtctgatccatcaggagatcctgcctgtccccagtgtggagaaagatccagaacaagacctggactgtggacacccagtcaaaccagtcCAGTGaacggcggtctgcaggaggttttagacgagcataagatcagtctgagaaggagatgtgaatttgtgacagaaggaactgctgcagcaggaagtggaacccccctcaacaggatctacactgagctctacatcacacagggacggagggaagaggttaatacccaacatgaggtgtggcagctggaggcgacatccaagatggagaccctcagtgacactccaatcaagtgccaggacatctttaaacccttacctggccaagacacacacatcagagtagttgtgacgcagggcgttgctggcattggaaaaaccttctcagtgcagaagttcactctggactgggcagagggcttggaaaaccaacatgtcagttttgtggttctgctttcattccgggagctgaacttgatcaaagatgagcgctacagtcttctccagctgctccgtgttttccatccaacattacagacggtcacagcagagaagctcgccgtctgtaaagtcgtgttcatctttgacggcctggatgaaagcaggtttttattggatttccagaataatgaggtcgtgtctgatgtcacacagacatcatcagtagatgtgctgttgacaaacctcatcaaggggaatctgcttcccttgGCTCTCCtttggataacttccagacctgcggcggccaGTCAGATCCCTCCAACATGTgtcgacagggtaacagaagtgcgagggttcactgacctccagaaggaggagtacttcaggaggagatccagtgatgaggagctgtgcagcagaatcatctcacacatcaaggcgtccaggagcctccacatcatgtgccacatcccagtcttctgctggatcactgctacagttctggagcacatgttgactacagaccagagaggagagctgcccaagagcctgactgagatgtattcacacttcctgctggttcagacacagaggaagaagcacaagtacaatgagagacatgacaggagccAGCAGAAACTGATgaagactgacagggaagttcttctgaagctgggcaggctggcgtttgaacatctggagaaaggcaacctgatgttctaccaagaagacctggaggaatgtggtcttgatgtcagagaggcctcggtgtactcaggagtgtgcacagagatcttcaaaaccgagtgtgtgctcttccagagaaaagtctactgctttgttcatctgagcattcaggagtttctcaCTGCAGTCTACATgttccactgctacaccaacaggaacacaatggtactggccagagtcatgagAACACGCAAGAATAAAGGTGTTCACAAAAAGCCATCGCTGGATATCTTCCTGAAGacagtcatgtctgaagccctgcagagcaaaaatggtcacttggacctctttgtccgttttcttcatggcctctcactggagtccaaccagaggctcttgggaggcctgctgggtcagacagagagcagaccagaagacatcAAGAGAGTCATCAGaaacctgaaggagatgaaCACCAGTAgtgtctcacctgacagaagcatcaacatcttccactgtttgatggagatgaacgacctctcagtacatcaggatATCCAAGAGTTCCTCAAGTCAGAGAAGAGATCAAAGAAGAAACTCTCTGAGAcccactgctcagctctggcctacgtgctgcagatgtcagaggaggttctggatgagttggacctgaaggtgtacaacacatcagatgagggacgacggagactgatcccagctgtgaggaactgcaggaaggctcg actttCTGGCTGTGGACTCTCAGAGACTCACTGGGAAAccgtggcctcggctctgaagtccaacccccatctgacagagctggacctgagtgagaaccagctgcaggattcaggagtggagctgctgtctgctggactggagagtccaaactgcagactggagactctcag acTGAGGGACTGCAGCTTGACaaggagctgctgtgcttctctggcctcggctctgaagtccaacccccatctgacagagctggacctgagtaagagccagctgcaggattcaggagtggagctgctgtctgctggactggagagtccaaactgcagcctgaag gcctgtgatctcacactggatccaaacacagcgaaCAGATacctccgtctgtctgaggacaacaggaaggtgacgaaGGTGAGCGAGTGGCAGCCGTATCCtcgtcacccagacagatttacacagcctcaggttctgtgtagagaaggtctgactgggcgatgttactgggaggtccagtggagtggagtggtttctatagcagtgacttacagaggaatcacaagaagtggtGATGACTCTCGGCTTGGAGACAATAATCAGTCCTGGAGTCTGTGGTGCTCTGATCATGGTAACAGCTACTCTGTCAGACACAACAGGAAGGACACCAgcatctctgtctgtccctgtggatctgacagagtagcagtgtatctggactgctctgctgggactctgtccttctacagagtctctcctgacagactgacactcctgcacaccttcagctccaccttcactgagccgctcctccCTGCGTTTGCTTTGTGGTCACTTGATTCTTCTATTGAGgttga